The following coding sequences are from one Arachis hypogaea cultivar Tifrunner chromosome 7, arahy.Tifrunner.gnm2.J5K5, whole genome shotgun sequence window:
- the LOC112703618 gene encoding olee1-like protein, which yields MAKSFAVAVLLVAFCFSSSALARLVPEDDTFTVEGKVYCDPCRFEFETRLSHPLSNIKVTLECKKVGDEKNITYLVEGQTDKNGFYSLPVKGDHQEEFCEVKTEKSTHAKCKEPMKKMDVDRIALTKNNGVSSSIRFINPLGFMTRNIDARCVSVAQELGMLVSLNDQHDN from the exons atggcAAAGAGCTTTGCAGTGGCTGTCCTCCTTGTTGCTTTTTGCTTTTCATCATCTGCATTGGCTCGTTTGGTTCCTGAAGATGATACCTTCACAGTTGAAGGAAAGGTGTATTGCGATCCTTGTCGTTTCGAATTCGAGACCAGACTTAGCCACCCCCTGTCAA ACATCAAGGTGACATTGGAGTGCAAAAAAGTTGGTGACGAGAAAAACATTACATACTTGGTTGAGGGTCAAACTGACAAGAACGGATTCTACAGCCTGCCAGTGAAGGGTGACCACCAAGAAGAGTTCTGCGAGGTGAAGACAGAGAAGAGCACCCATGCCAAGTGCAAGGAGCCAATGAAGAAGATGGATGTTGACAGAATTGCCCTCACCAAGAACAATGGAGTCAGCTCTTCAATCCGCTTTATCAATCCCCTTGGATTCATGACCCGCAACATTGACGCTAGATGCGTCAGCGTTGCTCAAGAGTTGGGCATGTTGGTATCCTTGAACGACCAACACGACAACTAA
- the LOC112704157 gene encoding olee1-like protein — translation MTKHFAIAIVLVVAFCFSSVLADDKSKEPTFTIEGKIYCDPCRVEFETRLSHPLSDIKVTLECKKIGDEKNITYTAETQTDKNGFYTLAVMGDHQEEICTVQTERSNHPKCKEPMKRMDADRVVLTKNDGVSSSRRFVNPLGFMTRNIDARCVSVAKELGMWVGAEDQHDEA, via the exons atgacaaaACATTTTGCAATCGCCattgttcttgttgttgcttTTTGCTTCTCATCAGTATTGGCTGATGATAAGTCTAAAGAACCCACCTTTACCATCGAAGGAAAGATCTATTGCGATCCTTGCCGCGTCGAATTTGAGACAAGACTCAGCCACCCCTTGTCAg ACATAAAGGTGACATTGGAATGCAAGAAGATTGGTGACGAGAAGAACATAACATATACGGCGGAGACCCAAACAGACAAAAATGGATTCTACACGCTGGCGGTGATGGGAGACCACCAGGAGGAGATCTGCACGGTGCAGACGGAGAGAAGCAATCATCCGAAGTGCAAGGAGCCAATGAAGAGGATGGACGCAGATAGAGTGGTGCTCACCAAGAATGATGGCGTCAGCTCCTCAAGGCGCTTTGTGAACCCTCTTGGTTTCATGACTCGCAACATTGATGCTAGGTGTGTTAGCGTTGCCAAAGAGTTGGGTATGTGGGTAGGCGCGGAAGACCAACACGATGAAGCTTAG
- the LOC112701674 gene encoding olee1-like protein produces MAKSFAVAVILVAFCFSSSALARLVPEDDTFTVEGKVYCDPCHFEFETRLSHPLSNIKVTLECKKIDDEKNITYLVEGQTDKNGFYSLPVKGDHQEEFCEVKTEKSTHAKCKEPMKKMDVDRIALTKNNGVSSSIRFINPLGFMTRNIDARCVSVAQELGMLVSLNDQHDN; encoded by the exons ATGGCAAAGAGTTTTGCAGTCGCTGTCATCCTTGTTGCTTTTTGCTTCTCATCATCTGCATTGGCTCGTTTGGTTCCTGAAGATGATACCTTCACAGTTGAAGGAAAAGTATATTGCGATCCTTGTCATTTCGAATTCGAGACCAGACTTAGCCACCCTCTATCAA ACATCAAGGTGACATTGGAGTGCAAGAAAATTGATGACGAGAAGAACATTACATACTTGGTTGAGGGTCAAACTGACAAGAACGGATTCTACAGCCTGCCAGTGAAGGGTGACCACCAAGAAGAGTTCTGCGAGGTGAAGACAGAGAAGAGCACCCATGCCAAGTGCAAGGAGCCAATGAAGAAGATGGATGTTGACAGAATTGCCCTCACCAAGAACAATGGAGTCAGCTCTTCAATCCGCTTTATCAATCCCCTTGGATTCATGACCCGCAACATTGATGCTAGATGCGTCAGCGTTGCTCAAGAGTTGGGCATGTTGGTATCCTTGAACGACCAACACGACAACTAA